DNA from Algisphaera agarilytica:
GTCCGCATGATCGCCCAACACGTCGATCGGCAGTCAGGCTCGAGGTGGCGCTCGAGCGTGGCTGACATCTCGTAGTAGCTCCGGGCCCGCTCGAGTTGGAACTGCATCAGCCGGGTAAACGATTGGCCGCCCTCGCCCAGGCGGATCTGCTCCGGGGTCACGCCGAACCGCGTGAGGTCTTCCACGGGCAGGTAGCACCGGCCGCGCTCGGCATCCTCCGCCAGGTCACGCAGCACGTTGGTCAGTTGCAAGGCCACGCCGCGGTACTCCGCCAGCTTCGCGACCGCCGGATCGCCGTCGTCGCCCCACACCTTCACGCAGGTCAACCCCACCGTCGACGCCACGCGGTAGCAGTAGCGATACAAATCCTCAAACGTCTGGCACGACACCGGCTGCAGGTCGCTCCGCTGCCCGTCAAGCATGGTGTAGAGGTGCTCACCCGGCAGGGCATACGTCTCCACCGTGTCGCGGAACGCCGGCCAGATCGGGCCCGCCGGCAACGGCTGGGCGGGGTCCATCGCCGCAGCGGTCTCTTCGTGGAACACAGTGAGTTGATCCGCCGAATCGTCCCCCGGCTCACAGTCGTCGGCCAGGTCGTCGGCCGCCCGCATCCACGCATAAACCGCATAGATCGCCGAGCGTTTGGGCTCGGGCGTCAGACTCATGCCGCGGTAAAAATTCCCGGCGGCCCGCCGCGCCACGGCCCGGCAATGTTCATAGGAGGCAACCACTTCGGAGGAGACAGTCATAATCACACCGGTGAAGTCTAGGCCGAACACTACCGGCCGACATTCCGATCCGCAGGCCGTTACAGCGTACCCGGTTTCACGCCCCAACAACGCGCCCGCCAGCACTCGTAGGTCAGGCATGCTTGCCTGACATCGGGAAACAGAAGCACCGCGTCAGGCAGGCATGCCTGACCTACGGATCTCACCTCCGCTACCCGCCGAACACGCGTCCCGCCAGCACACGCAACATCAACTTCGCCTTGGTCAGGTTGCCGATCACCGGCCGCTGGGTCCACGTGTCGTAGCGCAGCCGTTCGATCTTCCGCAGCACCGTCTCCCCGCCCAGCGTGTAGAGCTTCAGGTCGCTGCGGACCCGCGGCCCCACCACCGGCCAGAGCTGCCTCCCTTCCTCAAACAACGGCCAGGTCTTCTGCACCAACGCGTGCAGCGTGGCGCGATACGCCGGCATCAATTCGCCCAACCCGCCCGAGGCCTTGCCCAGGCCCGAGTTGGCGAGGGCAGCGGTCCCGCACGCGGCGCAGCGCACCGCTTCGTCGAGGCGGGTGAGTCGGACCATCGCTTCGAGTTCCAGGCCGTGGACCGTCGCGAGGTCCGCCGGGATGTAGACCCGGTCGCGTTCGAGGATGTCGCGCCGAACGTCCTGCCAGAAGTTGGCCAGCTGCAAGGCGGTGCACGTCGCGTCGGCGAGTTGGTCCGCTTCGTCGTCGTGCGTGCCGTACAGCCGAAGCACCAGTCGGCCGACGGGGTTCGCGCTGCGCGTGCAGTAGTCCAGCACCTGGTCCCAGGTCTCGTAGCGTTTCTGGTACTGGTCCTGCGTGAACGCGGAGATCAGGTCCGCGAAGGGTTGCTGGGGCAGGTCGTGCTTCTGGATCGTTTCGTGCAGCGCAACGAACACCGGGTGGCGTGGCTCGCCCCGGTAACAGCGCTCCAGCTCGTCGGACCACCACTCGAGTAGCTCGATGCCGCGCGAAGGGTCGTCGCCCTCGGCCCGCTCATCGCCCAAGTCGTCCGCCCAGCGGCAGAAGGCGTAGACCGCGTGAAAATCGTCTCGCAGCTCGCGGGGCAGAAATCGGCTGGCGACGGAGAAATTCTCGTGGTTGGCCCGTGTCATGGCCTGGGTGTACTCGCGGGCCTGGGCCGGCGAGAGGGCGTCGCTGCGGTCCGGGCCGTAGGTCTCGAGTTCCTGGATGATCGGGCGTGGCATGGTAAAGACGGTCCGACCCATCATATCCACCCTGATAGCGGGGGCCCGGCCGATAACAGGCGGATGTGAGGGTTTGATGATGAATCCACCTAGGGAACATGCCGATGGTGAAGGGCCCGGAAATCTGGAGAATACTGACCGCTTGGGTCGGCAGGACCTGCCGCTTCCACCCGAGAGAAAGTCAAGAGCATGAAATCGATCAGCCCCCCCTTTTCCCCCGCGACGGCGTCGCTACGCCCGTTATCCCGTGAACGCGCCTCCTGGCGTTTCTCGGTCCAATGCCCCAAGGCCGAGCAGGTCATGCTCGTGACCGAGGACGAGGCGGGGATTAGCTCGTGGGCGCCGATGAACGCCGCCGACGACGGGGTGGGCACGTGGCACCTCGACATCCCCGAGAACAGCGTGATCGGCCCGGTGCGTTACTACACCATCGAGGCCGGCTCGGTGCTGAACTGCGGCACCGCCGGTCTCAGCGCCACCCGCGTGCCGGGTTACCCCAACGCCGACAGCACGCTCGCCGCCACGGCGTAAGACACTCCCGGACGCTTCATCTAGATGCAACGACGGCGGCTCCACGGCCGCCGTTATTTTTTGGGCGGGTCAGCCGCCCATGAGCTGATCCATGCCCGGCAGGTTCAGCCCGCCGGTGACCGAGGCCATTTCGTCCTTGATCATGAGTTGGGCTTTGGCCATCGCGGCGTTGGTGGCCGAGGCGATGAGTTCCTCGACCATGCCCTTGTCCGCTTCGGTGCCGCTGCCGACCAGCGCGGTGGTCATGGCGGGGTCGATGTGGACGCCGACGACGCGCAGGTGGCCGTTCACCGTCACCCGCACCGCACCCGCCCCGGCGTCGGCCTCGGCGGTCTTGTTCTCGAGCTCGGCCTGCATGGCTTCAAACTTGGCTTTGATCTCACCCGCGTTGCCCATGAGGCCGGCGAGCTGCTTGAGGTTTTTCATTTGGTCGAACATGGCGGATTGGGGGCTTGGGTGTT
Protein-coding regions in this window:
- a CDS encoding phytoene/squalene synthase family protein, which gives rise to MPDLRVLAGALLGRETGYAVTACGSECRPVVFGLDFTGVIMTVSSEVVASYEHCRAVARRAAGNFYRGMSLTPEPKRSAIYAVYAWMRAADDLADDCEPGDDSADQLTVFHEETAAAMDPAQPLPAGPIWPAFRDTVETYALPGEHLYTMLDGQRSDLQPVSCQTFEDLYRYCYRVASTVGLTCVKVWGDDGDPAVAKLAEYRGVALQLTNVLRDLAEDAERGRCYLPVEDLTRFGVTPEQIRLGEGGQSFTRLMQFQLERARSYYEMSATLERHLEPDCRSTCWAIMRTYRVLLDRIAENPEKVLHKRVSLPLHTKLAVVAGAKLKRSWG
- a CDS encoding squalene/phytoene synthase family protein, which produces MPRPIIQELETYGPDRSDALSPAQAREYTQAMTRANHENFSVASRFLPRELRDDFHAVYAFCRWADDLGDERAEGDDPSRGIELLEWWSDELERCYRGEPRHPVFVALHETIQKHDLPQQPFADLISAFTQDQYQKRYETWDQVLDYCTRSANPVGRLVLRLYGTHDDEADQLADATCTALQLANFWQDVRRDILERDRVYIPADLATVHGLELEAMVRLTRLDEAVRCAACGTAALANSGLGKASGGLGELMPAYRATLHALVQKTWPLFEEGRQLWPVVGPRVRSDLKLYTLGGETVLRKIERLRYDTWTQRPVIGNLTKAKLMLRVLAGRVFGG
- a CDS encoding YbaB/EbfC family nucleoid-associated protein: MFDQMKNLKQLAGLMGNAGEIKAKFEAMQAELENKTAEADAGAGAVRVTVNGHLRVVGVHIDPAMTTALVGSGTEADKGMVEELIASATNAAMAKAQLMIKDEMASVTGGLNLPGMDQLMGG